In Desulfonatronovibrio magnus, the genomic window TCCATAAGGATAGAGGTTTTGAAAGCCTCGTCTGCCATATGGGTTATGTCATGCAGTAAATGCCTGAACTTAGGAATAAAAACCCTGAATGATTCATGGGGTATTTCAAAATAGTCTTCAAAGTCGCAGCTGAATGTCCACTTACTTACACCGTGATAGATAATCACTGGAATGACTATAGGCAAGTAGCCTGACAGCTTGTTACGTCTATACAGGTTCATCCATTTCTGGACCGAATAGTGAAGAGCTTGAAGCAGTGCATACTTGTCCAGATAACTTTTATGTTCAAAGAGGAAATAGAGTTCTGCAATCTCGTTGCTGTTTTTTAGCCGAACCCTGACAACCACGTCAGTACGGAACTCTTTGAACTCTTGAGCTACAAACCCGCTGATATCTATTTCTATTTCTGACAAATCCAGGTAGGCCTTGATTTCATCTGGTATGTAATAGTTGATGAAATCTCGGACCAGCTCTTCATCCTGGAAAAAAGTCTTGAAGCCTACATCGTGTGGGGATGGAATTTCAAATGACATAGTGGTCTTAAAATATTGTAAGAGGATTGTATACGTGCATGAGGTACAGATATAGTAAGGTTTTAAGGAGCAGGCAAGGGTAAATTGGTTCTTCGACGTTTTATGTGGAATTGCAGCAAAAATCATGAAGTGTCCGGAGGCTCTTTTCGCCCCCTTTATGGGGCACGAGCGCCAAGCCCGTCAAGGCAGTCCCCTTCGGGGTTGGCTTTCGCCATGCCTTGACGGGCTTAGCTTTCTCGTACCTACTTCAATCATGGGCGACGGACGGAGATGCCTCCGACGGGGACTCAGAACAGAGATTGCGCATTGTGCCAGACTTTTTCGTGAATTCCACATGAAACGTCGAAGAGCCATAATTTGTTGCAATTTTCTAAAAAGAATGTATTCATCAATTATGAACTTCGAATGGGACCCATTAAAAAACACAAGCAACCAGATAAAACATGGCATCAGCTTTGAGAAAGCCAGTGCACTATGGGCTGATCCTGATCGCCTGGAAATTGAAG contains:
- a CDS encoding Rpn family recombination-promoting nuclease/putative transposase, giving the protein MSFEIPSPHDVGFKTFFQDEELVRDFINYYIPDEIKAYLDLSEIEIDISGFVAQEFKEFRTDVVVRVRLKNSNEIAELYFLFEHKSYLDKYALLQALHYSVQKWMNLYRRNKLSGYLPIVIPVIIYHGVSKWTFSCDFEDYFEIPHESFRVFIPKFRHLLHDITHMADEAFKTSILM